One genomic region from Cucumis melo cultivar AY chromosome 9, USDA_Cmelo_AY_1.0, whole genome shotgun sequence encodes:
- the LOC103503026 gene encoding proline-rich receptor-like protein kinase PERK3 gives MSKVLAAILGGSAGAVALVGLIIILLRFLARSRNSARTSETGSSDPSVQVGRHVGIELTLRDARRFDMAELVLATNDFSEKNLIGEGKFGEVYKGMLQDGIFVAIKKRHGAPSQDFVEEVHYLSSIQHRNLVTLLGYCQENNLQFLIFDYIPNGSVSSHIYGTEQRSAERLEFKIRLSIALGAAKGLSHLHSMSPRLIHRNFKTSNVLVDENFIAKVADAGLHNVMRRFDVSESSSRATADEIFLAPEVKEFRQFSEKSDVYSFGVFLLELVSGQKATDAPVSDPNYTLVDWIQNNQTKSDIASITDPRLGKSFTEEGMAELMYLIRQCVEYSSERRPVMSYVVTELERILEKEMNLTTVMGEGSPTVTLGSQLFKTTK, from the exons ATGTCAAAGGTTCTTGCAGCAATATTAGGAGGTTCTGCAGGAGCCGTGGCATTGGTGGGATTGATTATTATACTCTTAAGATTCTTAGCACGCTCGAGAAACTCTGCAAGAACTTCCGAAACTGGCTCTTCTGATCCATCTGTCCAAG TGGGAAGGCATGTTGGTATTGAATTGACTCTACGAGATGCTAGGCGTTTTGATATGGCAGAGTTGGTGTTGGCCACTAATGATTTCAGCGAAAAGAACTTGATTGGAGAAGGGAAATTTGGGGAGGTCTATAAGGGTATGCTTCAGGATGGAATTTTCGTCGCAATCAAAAAGCGACATGGAGCGCCTAGTCAGGATTTTGTAGAAGAG GTACACTACCTCTCATCTATTCAGCATCGAAACCTCGTAACTCTTTTGGGCTACTGCCAGGAAAACAATCTACAGTTTCTCATCTTTGATTATATACCCAACGGAAGTGTTTCTAGCCACATATATG GCACTGAGCAGCGTTCGGCTGAGAGGCTGGAGTTCAAGATCAGACTCTCAATAGCTCTGGGGGCAGCTAAAG GTCTGTCACATCTTCACTCCATGAGCCCTCGTTTGATACACAGAAACTTCAAGACATCCAATGTTCTTGTAGACGAGAATTTTATAGCTAAAGTGGCAGATGCTGGACTTCACAATGTCATGCGAAGATTTGACGTTTCAGAATCATCGTCCCGAGCAACAGCAGATGAGATATTTCTTGCACCTGA GGTAAAAGAGTTTCGACAATTTTCCGAGAAAAGTGACGTATATAGTTTTGGCGTATTCCTTTTGGAGTTAGTAAGTGGTCAAAAAGCGACTGATGCACCTGTTTCCGATCCAAATTATACTCTGGTGGACTGG ATACAAAACAATCAGACAAAGAGCGATATTGCTAGCATTACGGATCCGAGGTTAGGGAAGAGCTTCACTGAGGAAGGCATGGCTGAACTAATGTATTTGATACGTCAATGCGTCGAATATTCAAGCGAGAGGCGTCCGGTGATGAGCTACGTGGTGACAGAGCTGGAAAGGATACTGGAGAAAGAGATGAACTTAACAACAGTGATGGGAGAAGGTAGCCCGACTGTTACTCTTGGGAGTCAGTTGTTCAAAACCacaaagtaa
- the LOC103503039 gene encoding uncharacterized protein LOC103503039, with amino-acid sequence MRIKKQKRQRRAVRFYTTCCGFRPPFKIFCDGTFVNHLLSNQIMPADEAVAKTVGDRVKLFTTRCVLLELKALGQSYAGAFEAASQLFTARCDHEKRKSAEACILDVIGESNPEHFFVATQDTNLRKQLQQIPGVPLIFGLRNTLFMEQPSDVQRQFVKSLEEKRMHMSEAERDLLKKKMKYVVEAEKTNEDEDLGDQNLDAQVLKKKKNILSNLKDRPQFKRNKAKGPNPLSCLKKKVKPSPHPVSEKKKDDDDLAQKRTRKRKRSRKAKAPTETVTS; translated from the exons ATGAGAATCAAAAAACAAAAGCGGCAACGGAGAGCTGTGAGATTCTACACTACATGCTGTGGATTCAGGCCACCATTTAAAATCTTTTGCGATGGAACTTTTGTGAACCATCTTCTCTCCAATCAGATAATGCCGGCTGATGAAGCTGTTGCTAAAACTGTTGGTGATAGAGTAAAGCTTTTCACCACCag ATGTGTACTCTTAGAGTTAAAGGCTCTTGGCCAATCCTACGCGGGAGCTTTTGAGGCAGCTAGTCAGCTGTTCACTGCGAG ATGTGAccatgaaaaaagaaagagtgcTGAGGCATGCATACTTGATGTGATCGGTGAATCAAATCCTGAGCATTTTTTTGTTGCCACTCAAGATACCAATCTTAGGAAGCAACTTCAACAG ATACCTGGGGTTCCACTCATATTTGGTCTGAGAAATACACTTTTCATGGAGCAACCCTCTGACGTGCAACGGCAGTTTGTTAAGTctttagaagaaaaaagaatgcACATGTCTGAGGCGGAACGTGATTTAttgaagaaaaagatgaagTATGTAGTGGAAGCTGAGAAAACTAATGAAGATGAAGATTTGGGAGATCAAAATTTAGACGCACAggttttgaaaaagaaaaagaacattCTAAGTAATTTGAAAGACAGACCTCAATTTAAAAGAAACAAAGCAAAG GGTCCAAATCCTCTTTCATGTTTGAAGAAAAAGGTTAAACCAAGTCCACATCCAGTTTCAGAGAAG AAGAAGGATGATGACGATTTGGCTCAAAAGCGTACTCGAAAACGAAAGCGATCGCGAAAGGCTAAAGCACCAACAGAAACGGTCACATCGTAG